A stretch of Paenibacillus mucilaginosus 3016 DNA encodes these proteins:
- a CDS encoding extracellular solute-binding protein — translation MNRRFQWAGGRAPFLPLSCAAVLLTMSACSSGAGSSSSSPQEGAADPNKPFELSIMTVLHTPEVPNDKVLSRIEEKTNTKLKISWVPNGSYEEKVNSAIATETLPMAVYVGNVAIYNNFKSALRDGQFWEIGPYLKDYKYLSNLDPAVLKNSAVDGKIYGVYQATPLSRQGVIYRKDWADKLGLPAPQTLDDLYTMMKAFKEKDPDGDGKADTFGLADRSDLVYGAFKTVSSYFGTPNYWGEKDGKLQPEFMFPAYLDTMNFFKKLVDEGLINRDFSVTSKSDHEAFFKSGKAGVYIGCICAAPGYERDMAKTMPETKLDVVNRITGPTGKQEVWSVPGYGNMVLFPKSAVKTEAELKKVLSFFDGLMNPEVYNLVNYGIEGEHYEVVDGKAKIPTDAAKVAVNDREVRPLLSLRVGGPETVAGLKPLVENPLQKKTDDSMEDNNKILITDPTAAFSSPTKDKNGVPLGQIITDATYQYIMGKIDEKGFQAAVDKWRKEGGDAIISEYNEQYAKFK, via the coding sequence GTGAATCGTCGATTCCAATGGGCCGGGGGGAGAGCCCCATTCCTGCCGCTCTCCTGCGCCGCCGTGCTTCTGACGATGTCTGCCTGCTCTTCAGGCGCCGGTTCCTCAAGCTCATCCCCGCAGGAAGGAGCGGCGGACCCGAACAAGCCGTTTGAGCTCAGCATCATGACGGTGCTGCATACGCCCGAGGTGCCGAATGACAAGGTGCTCAGCCGAATCGAGGAGAAGACGAACACGAAGCTGAAGATCAGCTGGGTGCCGAACGGCTCTTATGAGGAAAAGGTCAACTCGGCGATCGCCACCGAAACCCTGCCGATGGCGGTCTATGTCGGTAATGTCGCGATCTACAATAACTTCAAGAGCGCGCTGCGGGACGGACAGTTCTGGGAGATCGGCCCGTATCTCAAGGATTACAAGTACCTCAGCAACCTGGACCCTGCGGTTCTCAAGAACAGCGCCGTCGACGGCAAAATCTACGGCGTGTATCAGGCGACTCCGCTGTCCAGGCAGGGCGTGATCTACCGCAAGGACTGGGCGGACAAGCTGGGGCTGCCTGCGCCGCAGACTCTGGATGATCTCTATACGATGATGAAGGCGTTCAAGGAGAAGGACCCGGACGGCGACGGCAAAGCGGATACGTTCGGACTCGCCGACCGCAGCGACCTCGTCTACGGCGCGTTCAAGACGGTCTCCTCTTACTTCGGCACGCCGAACTATTGGGGCGAGAAGGACGGCAAGCTGCAGCCGGAGTTCATGTTCCCTGCCTATCTCGATACGATGAATTTCTTCAAGAAGCTCGTGGACGAGGGGCTGATCAACCGGGATTTCTCGGTGACAAGCAAATCGGACCACGAAGCCTTCTTCAAATCCGGCAAGGCCGGCGTCTACATCGGCTGCATCTGCGCGGCCCCCGGCTATGAGCGCGATATGGCGAAGACGATGCCGGAGACGAAGCTTGATGTGGTCAACCGGATCACGGGCCCGACCGGCAAGCAGGAGGTATGGTCCGTACCGGGCTACGGCAACATGGTGCTGTTCCCCAAATCCGCAGTCAAGACCGAAGCGGAACTGAAAAAGGTGCTGTCGTTCTTCGACGGTCTGATGAATCCCGAAGTCTACAATCTCGTCAACTACGGGATCGAAGGCGAGCACTATGAAGTGGTGGACGGCAAGGCGAAGATCCCGACCGACGCGGCGAAGGTGGCCGTGAACGACCGGGAGGTCCGGCCGCTGCTCAGCCTGCGGGTAGGCGGTCCGGAGACGGTGGCGGGGCTGAAGCCGCTGGTTGAGAATCCGCTGCAGAAGAAGACTGACGACAGCATGGAGGACAACAACAAGATCCTGATCACCGACCCGACCGCCGCTTTCAGCTCTCCGACGAAGGACAAGAACGGGGTTCCCCTCGGGCAGATCATCACAGATGCGACGTACCAGTACATCATGGGCAAGATCGACGAGAAGGGCTTCCAGGCCGCGGTAGACAAGTGGCGCAAGGAGGGCGGCGACGCCATCATCTCCGAGTACAACGAGCAGTACGCGAAGTTCAAGTAA
- the speD gene encoding adenosylmethionine decarboxylase, which produces MKLTPEQRVTLHGFNNLTKSLSFNMYDICFTKTKEEREAYIEYIDEQYNADRLTKILKNVAEIIGAHVLNIAKQDYVPQGASVTVLVSEGPVVEVPTESFEESPGPLPSTVVMQLDKSHITVHTYPEYHPDEGISTFRADIDVSTCGEISPLKTLNYLIHSFDTDIMTIDYRVRGFTRDIHGHKLFIDHEISSIQNYIPEEIKDMYDMIDVNVYQENIFHTKCKLREFDLDNYLFGYTKDKLTKQEQEQIADRLKTEMDEIYYAKNISFVGS; this is translated from the coding sequence ATGAAACTAACGCCGGAACAGCGAGTGACACTGCATGGCTTCAATAATCTCACGAAATCGCTCAGCTTCAACATGTACGACATCTGCTTCACGAAGACCAAGGAAGAACGCGAAGCCTACATTGAATATATCGATGAACAGTACAATGCCGACCGGCTGACCAAAATTCTGAAGAATGTGGCGGAGATTATCGGCGCGCATGTGCTTAACATCGCGAAGCAGGATTATGTGCCCCAGGGGGCGAGCGTCACGGTGCTCGTATCCGAAGGGCCGGTCGTCGAGGTGCCGACGGAGTCGTTCGAGGAGTCGCCGGGGCCGCTGCCGTCCACGGTCGTGATGCAGCTCGACAAGAGCCATATCACGGTGCATACGTACCCCGAGTATCATCCGGACGAGGGGATCAGCACCTTCCGGGCGGACATCGACGTATCGACCTGCGGGGAGATTTCGCCGCTGAAGACGCTGAATTATCTCATCCATTCCTTCGATACGGACATCATGACGATCGATTACCGTGTGCGCGGCTTCACGCGGGATATTCACGGGCACAAGCTGTTCATCGACCACGAGATCAGCTCCATCCAGAACTATATCCCGGAAGAGATCAAGGATATGTACGACATGATCGACGTGAATGTGTATCAGGAGAACATCTTCCACACGAAGTGCAAGCTCCGGGAATTCGATCTCGACAACTATCTGTTCGGTTATACGAAGGACAAGCTGACGAAGCAGGAACAGGAGCAGATCGCGGACCGGCTCAAGACGGAGATGGACGAGATCTACTACGCCAAAAACATCTCCTTCGTCGGCAGCTGA